The sequence below is a genomic window from Hemitrygon akajei chromosome 2, sHemAka1.3, whole genome shotgun sequence.
tgaacttccctccccttaccttaaagccatgtcctcttgtactgagcagtggtgccctggggaagaggtgctggctgtccactctgtctattcctcttaatatcttgtacaactctatcatgtctcctctcatcctccgtctctccaaagagtaaagccctagctcccttaatctctgatcataatccatactctctaaaccaggcagcatcctggtaaatctcctctgtaccctttccaatgcttccacatcctttttatactgaggtgaccagaactggacacagtactccaagtgtggcctaactagagttttatagagctgcatcattacattgcgactcttaaactctatcccccgacttatgaaaactaacaccccataagctttcttaactaccctatctacctgtgaggcaactttcagggatctgtggacatgtacccccagatccctctgctcctccacactaccaagtatcctgccatttactttgtactctgccttggagtttgtccttccaaagtgtaccacctcacacttctccaggttgaactccatctgccacttctcagcccacttctgcattctatcaatgatactctgcaatcttcgacaatcctctacactatctacaacactaccaacctttgtgtcgtctgcaaacttgccaacccacccttctacctccacatccaggtggttaataaaaatcacaaaaattagaggtcccagaacagatccttgtgggacaacactagtcacaactgtccaatctgaatatactcccccccgcccccaaccATGACCCTcttccttctgcaggcaagccaattgtgaatccacctggccaaattccctggatcccatgccttctgactttctgaataagcctacctttCTGAATAAGTGTGtcatccagtcaggatggtggaactaGGGGAGGTttttctggtgagggacactgaagttgagcttggggcttttgttcgggggtagatgaagagagaagattctGGAGAGAACAGGTCGTGAGATTCGATCCGGTGCGGGACCGTGATTCGAGGGTCCGGTGCCGAGACCGATTGAGGTTCGGTGAATATGGTGAAacgttgagctccaacttgtgaacatttaactgtttaattaaaacggcccttctctttttgtttttctttactaaccctttagttaaggttcataaatatatttcctttatttgaatgcagtGTACTTTCGGTTACTCCGTGGCACTAATATCTAACAGGGCagcaaggatgggggggggggggggtgggaaggtgTACCAGAGTGATTCCCCACAACTCCTGCTGGACAGTGGGGAGCGGCGAGTGTGCACTTGGCATCTGTTGACACACTCCGTCCCGACTGGGTGAAAGCAGAGAGTGAGAGCGAATAACTGGAGCAATTCCGCCCCCTGCTGGTCACACAGGGTATAAAGAAAATGACATTGAAGATtcattgagcaaacacgaggaaatctgcagaagctggaaattcaaacaacacacaaaatgctggtggaacacatcaggccaggcagcatctataggagaagcactgtcgacgtttccggccgagaccctgacgaagttagtcctgacaaagggtctcagcccaaaacggcgacagtgcttctcctatagatgctgcctggcctgctgtgttccaccagcattttgtgtgtgttgttttaagaTTCATGTTATTTTctgcttcaagtcaagtcaagtgactttttattgccatttcgaccataattgctggtacagtacacagtaaagacgagacaacgttttcaggaccatggtgctgcatgaaacaatacaaaaactgcactgaactacgtaaaacaccacaaaaactacactggactacagacctgcccaggactgtgtaaagtacacaagacagtgcaggcattacaataaataataaacaagacaataggcacagtagagggcagtaagttggtgtcagtccaggctctgataCCTTTTTAAATTAACATGTCGCTTGCCGAAGTGGGCCGTAAGGTCGGTCAGAACAAATCGAACATTcgcacaataaagcagaaagaagctgaaatttTTCATCCTGCATATTATTTAGCTCAGAATGACAGACCATACTCTGATCACTTTGGCTTATTGGAGCTTCAGTAAAAAGTGGCATTGACATTGGAGTGGGACTGCATTCCCACACTGGTGCTACAGAGATAATTAATCGCAGAGCCATTAATATGAAAAAGCAAATTTGCAGCATATCAAGCAGATAAATGACAAATTTTCTGTTCTCATTGATGAATCAAGAAGCCTGAGCATTGAGACTGTCCTAATAGTTTATTTGAAATGTGAAAGTGATAAGGAAGGTGAtccccattttctgtttttagatCTCATTGAACAGCCTGATCAGAAAGCTGAAACGATTGAACTGTCTCAATAACCGTGGGTTTGATGACTCTTACTTGAAACAGAACCTTGTAGCATTGgctagtgatggggtgagtgtaatGCTTGGTGTCAAATCTAGTGTTGCTACAATTCTCAAGGAACATTACCCTGATGTGATAATTTGGCCCTGTCTTAATCACAGATTACAACTTGCAGTAGGTGATTCTGTGAGAGAAGTTCATGGAATAAATCATTTCCAATCATTTAATGgacaaattgtactctgtttacaGTAGATCACCTCTAAATCAAAAGGAACTGTCTGAATGTGTCTCTCAAATAGAACAacacatttacaaaatagtctgtgTTCTGGGCACCAGGTAGATAGCTAGCTCGTTTCGAACAGTTTCAGCAGTGTGGCAAAATGATGAAGCactgtgtttttattttgaaaaagcaatgaaggatGAATCAAGATCTGGGAGTGACAGAAAACGCTGTGAAGGTCTGTTCAACAGACTCTCTTCAGAACAGTTTCTATCGGACTGAGCTCTAATGTATGACACCTTGCATGAACTTGGTTTACTGTCAGAGTGTTTACAGAAACGCACTACTACGATTGTTTATGAAGACAAACTGATCCAATGGAGCATAAGATCACTGCATGGACTGAAAGAGCAACCTGGTACAAAAACTCCAGATctgcagaaacagaatcagaatcgggttaatTATCTCTGTtatatatgatgtgaaatgtgttgctttcagcagcagtgcagtgcagagacataacatcactatgaattataaaataaatagtgcaagtgaAGGAATAATGGGGGAATCAGTGGGAATCTCTGTGTCATCCCCGGCACAAAGACGATGGTTGTGGTGTTTGGAGCCGATCATCTCAGCCACAGGACATCTCTGCAGGAACTCCTCAGGACAGAGTCCTCGGCCCAAACACCCTCAGCTGCTTCCTCAACGACCTTCTGTCCATCGTAAGGTCAGAGGTCGGGATGGTCACTGATGACGACACAATGTTCAGCTCCATCTGCCAACCCTCAGGTAATGAAGCAGCCCACAACACAAATGCAGcaagacctggacaatatccaggcctgGGCTGATAGGTGGCAAGTGACAATCACACCACACAGTGTCAGGCAGTGATGTCTGAGGAGGGGATCTCTGCGAATCATGAGAATTGGGAAAATTGTTAAATATTTAAACTAGGTGCCTTACAATCTGGGGAATGATGGTAAAATTAATTAGACCAAGGGAGAAGGTGACTGAGAGGTGACGATATGACAGTCAGGTCAGTGATTAGACTGTGGACGtgttcagtcagcaaggtgaagctCACTGGATCAAAGGTAAACAGGTGGAGGTTGGATCGCAGACCACGGCAGGAGAGTTTATCATCAGATAAGGAGAGTCACGGCAGGAAAACAGGGTCAGAAATGAAGACAATGAATTACAGAGAGCATTGGGAAATGACTGTCAGTGAGATAGAGAGACACCACATAGAAATAATCAAAGGCTGAATACTACAGAGAAATGTAGGTTTCTGATGATTTTTTGTGAAATCCACGTCACCATTGTATAACAGAAACCCGTACGATTATTGACTCAGTGGAGTATCTTTGAGATCACACTCGAAGTGTTCCCCGATGTTCACTGTAACCGGGTCTGAATAAACTGTCTTGTTCCCGAAACTCACCACTGCTGTCTGGCAGGTTCTTTCTGTGTTGTTCCATCTGAACCGTATTTAAGTGGGAGACGGGTCCCCACACCCACAACCCAACCCCCAGCCCCTCTGTCCCTCGAGCTGCTGTTGTGGACGCTGCCTGATGAAGACTGTCAGACTCAGCGACGTGGAGattgcagagcaacacactcaaaatactggaggaactcagggggtcaggcagcagctgtggagaggaTAACAGTCCtcgtttcagaccgagacacTTGAgcgcagtttattcctctccatatgctgcctgaccggctgagttcctccaggatattgtgtgtgttgctctggaattccagcatctgcagaatctcctgtgtttgtgAGTGGAGATTCCAGCCCAGTGCCCCTGCTCTCTGGGGCTCACGGGGTTCAGGAGACAGGCAGGAGGAAATCATTTCCACATGTGGACCCTGTTCAGAACAAGTGAGACCGGACCTTTGGATCCGGGCCGTATGTGGTGAAGTCAAGCAGGGAAATGGAAATCAGGAGTTGAATGTTTTCCACACTGTGACGTACAATGTCCAGTCCTGTGGTGATTCCTGCAGACACATCTTTGTCATCGGCACAGCATCAGTCTCCTCACagcacattctctccacatcccgtGTCCCATACCATTAACTGATTTAATAGTTGCTATAAATTTAACTTACATTAATAAAATTATGCTATTATGCTATTAATGCTATAAATTTACATTAATCACCATTTTTACATCCCAGTCTCACTTTAGTCCTCCAGCTTTTGGAGGAACAccaagggtcaggcagcatctgtggagagaaatggacaatcGACAATTCAGGTccagatccttcatctggactgtctGAATCCGGAATATcttctgtttatttttctccacaaatgctgtctgaaACGCTTAGTTCCTTCCAGACTCTTGCATTTACAGTCCCTTGTGTCTCTCTTTTCAGGACTTGCCCGTTCAGTTCTCCCGTAGACTGAACCaagctcttctctccggctttaTCTATGTTAGACTTGTTTAATGTGTTTCTGATCGCTGCTGTGGAAATGAACACGATTCCTGCTTCACTGAAAAGGAACATTCATTCCCCAGACAGCAGCGCCCCCGGTGGGCAGCCGCGGTACTGCAGGCGTTCCGCAGCTCCCTGGAAGTGAAAGGACCCTGAACCAGGAAGTatcgggagttaacatggcttcgaaaggacaggtcgagagtttaaccgaggaggcaatttgtcccatctgcctggatttctttaccgatccggttatactggagtgtggacacaactgcTGCCGCTCCtgcatcacacggtgttgggaaagggaggagagaaacccCTGCccgaatgtagagaggagtttgcggaccgcaccctcagggtcaatcgggccttagcaaatctgtctgagaaagctcgaaaactaaacctgaatccgaaagaggaggaaagtaaacttcactgcgagaaacatggggaagaactgaagctgttttgtgagacGGACGAGACACTGATCTGCCTGATCTGTGCGACTGCGCGGGAACACAAGTCTCACAACTTCATGCCGGTTAACGAAGCCGttgaaatctacaaggtaaaactaaccaGGTTTTGATCAGCTGTTTACTTAGTTGCATATTTTGGTCTAATGTCTTTACTCTCTGATTCCCAGGGTCGGgttaaatcttccttagactctctcactgaaaagaaatcagacttcgaGGAAATGGAGcaacaacagaaagagaagatttctggaGTTCGGGTGAGAATTCCAGAGCAGAATTTGCAAATTCGCTGTGTACTTTTGTtccctttaatgcagaatagcagaaTATCGCAGCTCCAGTAACCTGGGATCGATCCTGACCCCTGgagctgtctgcgtggagtttgcatgttctccccgtaaccagtACCTTCCTTTAGCCGACATTGCATGGTTGAACGGTAAATTGGCGACTGTAATTAACCTTGTGACGTTGGGTGGTCTGTGAATCAGGTCGGGGTTAGTGGGTCAGAGACGGAGTATATGTTTCAGGGAGACGTGGGGGAATGTGATGGAGGGGATTGTTCTGAGAACCCGCATCGACTTTAATGGGCAAAAAGAAATAACACTAGTCTTAAATAGTAAACTAGCCTCTCCTTTCattgacaggaacagtcacacagccttcagtcccagaTCACATCCTATTTAGCTGAACTGCACCGGGttctcactgagaaagagcagcgtgcactccgagatctcagggaagaagaggagaggattctgaatccaatggagaaaaatcttcgagagattcaagagaatttaaattctatccgggaggaaatctcaaagttacaGGAACGGATGGATCAACAAGAAAATATCACATTCCTCATGGTGAGAGATTTCAGTTTGTTTCTGTGAATGTGCAGAGtcacaaaatgatgcattttatcTCAAaaacttttgctgaaaactgaATTCCACTATGTCGATGCCTAGACTGTTCAGAATTGTCATTGTCCCAATCCGGCCTCCCACAACATCTGTACATCTCAGGACAGTCTGCAACCTTCTCGGGAATGAGTTACTCTGATCAGAGCACTGAGCTGGTGATCGTTTCTGTGATTCCCACGTATAATATCCCCTGAGACTCAGAGTAACACCCAGttacagtcacaggctgtgagtgtgtttcTGATATTCTCTTCACCACATTTCCTGTGGGATTTATTAACAACCAAATGATGTCTTATCTTTGACTTCAAGGTAAGTCTCTCCTTTAACTGTGTAAATCTTTTTGGaccttttgcaatactactttaacgAACGGAGTTCGCATTtgtcgttttaagaactgttcgagctgatGTATCGCagccgacttccggttaagttagtcatttgtttacttttgggttttttagcagtgtttaataaatgttttacttGTGTCATAAAAACCTGTCtcattgttgctggattgtaACAATCCTCCTTAACTTCATATCCAGATAAAAATACAcaacctgtccagtctctcctgtaagTTCCATCCTCTCAGTTATGGTATAAATTTCATAAACATTCCTTGTAGTTTCTCCCGTGGCTCTCCTCTTTCTCCATTCGTTTCAGTGGGAGAGAGTTAAGTGGGAATTTTCAGCAACTTGTAATAACTTGTCTCAGATTGCTGCTGTTCGGATGTCGATGGTCAGTCTCAGTCAGCTGAGATCtgtgtttgatttatttcaggaggaagctcgtcggaagaggaggtaggacatggtctTGACTGAAactctgtatggatttgtaaaatagttcaaatatCGCTGATGTTCAGTTTATAACTAGATgtataatatttacaggattggTGATAATGACAAGACATTGTCAGTGACAGACGGTGCCCTGCTGGCTGAAAAATTCTATCGCCCCTATTTGTTCGATATTGCCTTGGGAGAACCGTTGGACAGCATTAAGCGAGGTAAAACATACAGATTCATTCCGGCACCAACCCCACCTGctgggaggcatcactgccacatggtcagctggagatgtcagacccttgAACACACCAAACCAGGGGCAAATATACAAACAATTCCCTGGTCGAATCACTGCATCCTGATCCCATTTGCACTGGACAAATACGCCAATGCATGAGTTTGAATCTGAATACAGTAGCTCTGGAATTAACATTCAATGACTGACATTAAAGGGGATAAAATCTGGtattgtcgtggttacttgaaatgacttggagacacagacaattcttcaagaaaattaaacctttatttgcaaacagagGCTGAGGCAATcgatgaacttgtcaccgaaagcccaccgagctccggtgtacagcattctttatagtaatttcttatctcagttacatttcggttttatcagcatacccaatcaagttttagttgcatatcatctatatatgaattaattaatcgctcttgcctagcccgcggtacgtcaccattgtttttcacccgttcgcattggggccttactcgtggccaagattatgttttcgagacaacctccctcacagtacattcctgctcgcagcatcctgtccgccaccgttatctcgtactaaacaaaggctgagtgtaatacatgggatacatcgCAGCTAATGGTGTTGCAAAACAAACAGGTGTActgtaagtgccataatatgcagctaagagagtacaaagtatctagtgaaaacaacacataacaaaatgtgcctagtaaaataatacatattaatattcggtacctggaagtgattacatagtatagtaaatagctaatacatagtgattatagttcaggtatatataatgattatatcaggtatatttctcaatagtatcactgtggtgacagggattgtcagaaAAATACACCAGTCCTTCGAGCCTCTCACCCTGTCTGACCTGTCCGTGACCGCAGTCTGATTGACTCAGCTCTGCCCCCTGCTGGACTCGCCAGTCTCACTGTTGTTGTCAAACCACCACATTGAGACTGAGCCCGGACACACCAATCAGCATTgaacttttccctctcaccttcagtctctgccctctagttctggactcccctgGAGTTCCCTGGTGTGACCTTCCAGCCCTTCTTACGGCAGCACCTgagccaccctccagtcttccAGCAGCTCACCTGTGGGGAAATGTGAAGCAAATATATCTGCCAGAGTCTCTGCAAATTCATcctctgtcctaatgaggggctgtgtGGAGAGGGTTTGTGAGAAAGGAGACCCTTATCACCCATATTCATCCCCCTTCACCTTCTGTTTccatctacacacacagttcaccacaggctttccacccctcccccatctggtcctggttccatctgccattcatctctcccctaatggttcccattgtcataaacaggaaaaagtctgcagatgctggaattccaaatcaacaaacacaaaatgctggaggaactcagcaggtcaggcagcatctattggaatgaataaacagttgatgttttgggctgtgatCCTTTTTCAGGACTAAAATtgaaggggggagatgccagaataaaaaggtggggagaggggagagaggctagcgagaatgtgataggtgaagccggggggtgggaaagctaaagggctggagaggaaggaatctgatcggagaggggagtggaccataagagaaagggaaggaggaggggacccagggagtaGTGATAaggaggtgagaagaggttaaaggccagaatggggaatagaagaagaggggaggggatgagAAAAAATTTACCTGAAgaggaaatcaatattcatgataTCAGGTCAGAGGCTTCCCcggcagaatacaaggtgttctcctccatcctgaggatggcctcatcttggtgcAAGAGGCGGCCACGGActgacattttggaatgggaattaaaatgtttggccactggcaaGTTCCCCTTTGGGTGGATAGAGTGGAACCTCCTTTACTGATAAGATTCCAGCACAGGTTGGTCTTTGTGCTCCTGTTTCTCACCCTCCCACAGCTGTCTCCCACCTTCCCATCTCCCAACTATCCCCGCAACCCCGCTCCGACTAGCGATCAAAACTTTCACTGTGTTGGTCTCCACCTGTCAT
It includes:
- the LOC140721678 gene encoding nuclear factor 7, brain-like, with the protein product MVTDDDTMFSSICQPSVWTQLLPLLHHTVLGKGGEKPLPECREEFADRTLRVNRALANLSEKARKLNLNPKEEESKLHCEKHGEELKLFCETDETLICLICATAREHKSHNFMPVNEAVEIYKGRVKSSLDSLTEKKSDFEEMEQQQKEKISGVREQSHSLQSQITSYLAELHRVLTEKEQRALRDLREEEERILNPMEKNLREIQENLNSIREEISKLQERMDQQENITFLMEEARRKRRIGDNDKTLSVTDGALLAEKFYRPYLFDIALGEPLDSIKRGKTYRFIPAPTPPAGRHHCHMVSWRCQTLEHTKPGANIQTIPWSNHCILIPFALDKYANA